The Hevea brasiliensis isolate MT/VB/25A 57/8 chromosome 9, ASM3005281v1, whole genome shotgun sequence nucleotide sequence CACAGGAAAGAAGGCTCATATAAACATGTGAGACTAATGTAAAACTGGGTCCATCATGGACCCAAAATACAAACATAAAGACTCATATATAACAAACATGTGGGTCACACCATACATCTCGTATTTAGTAACTTCCTTTTGTGAACCATGAAGCCAAGGAAGGGATCCTCCTATGTTAGATAAGGCTATCTGCAGTAAATTGGGACTACCAATGTTACTTTGGCTTCATGCAGGGATGTCCTAATGGTAAGTTCTTGAACAAGAAATGGTAACAAAGCAGGTGAAAACAAAGGATCTCAAAATCAGCTCTACATGACATTTTAACACAGCAAAGAATATGTAACAGCAAGTAATGAATTTTCTTTCCTCCATAAATCCTTACCAAACTAGCCTGAGGACATCTAAAACAATAAGATTTAATACTCACAGGTGGTTAAAATCCACCCCTAAGGACATAAGCATGAATTATGCACCCTTCCCCCCCATTTTGAATATTCTCCACCCAAACCCAAAATAAGGCATGAGGCATCCAACAATTACTAATTGTCTAATTATCTAGGAATGGGTCCATTCCCTGCCAACTGAAGATTAAGATATGAGATGCAAACATGGTAGGTTCCAGAAAAGGTGCTACAAAAGATTGCATTCAAACTGCAAGAATCAAGAGATATGCAATCCTAATAGATTCTAACTTCCAAAGCTACCATCACATAATTGGAAAGGTTATATCTCCATCCATGCTAAATTTTAAGGAGGTTCAATACAAGTACTCTAGGCACCAGAGAGTTGAAAGCTAAAATTGCCTCATATTTCAAATATCCAATTTTAGGAGTATAGAGTCACATTTGGCAGCAAATCACTAATACAAGATGCAGAAACAAGTTCCATGTTCCCAAGAATGTGCAGCCATATTTAACTGTAAAGTTGCAACAACCGACAAGATATCTAACTCCATGCACCAGAGGCAGGTTCTTGACTTCAAATTCATATGAAGTCAAGTATCAAACAACAAACTGAGTTCCACGTTGCTTGAATTAGACACAGGAGCATCACAGAACTACACGACACTTAAGAAACTAGATAGAGGACCACAGATTGTTTGTTTAACTAAACAGATTGATAAACGACAACTGAAGCAAGTCCCGTTACACGAGTTCTCTGCCACTTCATCTACCACTGTTAAGTTAACAGCAAAGGAAAGAAAGAACGGGACAAAAGAGGCTTTTTTAGGAATCAAAATATCCCCACCCGAAACATGCTTATTTTGAATGTGCACGTAAAAAAACTAAACCAGTATATTCTTATCGTAGTCAAAGCCAACAGCCATCCATCTTAGATCAAAATTTCTCCAATCCTGGCTTGGTTTATCGCCTACACTCTATCACCAATCTCCATCCTGTAATGCTATGTCTTCTAAAATATATCACCATCTTAAATGTTAACCGAATGAGAGAAATAACAACAGTAAAGGAAAAGTAGTCAAGACTTTCTATATAAAATCAACATGCATTAGGTAATTTTACGCACTGTGCATATAGAAAGAGATTAGAACTCCAGTAAGTTCACTTTTTCACTAGTTGCCGTTTGTTGTTAAGTGTACAACAGATTATCATTTCCTTAACCAGCACAAAAAACATCTTGTCATCATAAACAACATCAAAATACCATACTAGTAATATCCATTTTCAAAACAAATAATTCCCTAGTAGATTTTCCAGTTAGATGTTTTGTTCTACTTTGACTAAATAGACAACAAGCAAAGGAGATTCACAAGCTAGACAATTCATATTAAGTCACAAAGGAGGCATCACCAACAATATTCAAAATTTTATTGACATAATACCACATTAGATTAAGTTGAAACCTCAGATAAACTGTGAGTTGATGAAAACCAACCTCCCCTGCCAGTCAAATTGCCACTCCTCAGCACCTCCAAGCGGAAGCTGAGATCAGCTCTCTGCGCTGCCAACATAGCACAAGCAAGGCTTGGCGCTTCTCCACATGAAACCCCCTCACTGGAGTCCTCTTGACCACACACTCTGCTTGAGTTTCAGTAAAGTTGCTGAAAGGTACAGGTGAAAACCCAGCAGAAGCAAAGATTGTCTTCCAATTGGGCATTTTCTCTGGTGCACGAAGACGTCCCAACACAGTACTCTCAATCCTTGGCTGGAGTAGAAATTTCTCAATCTTGTTCACAACATCAGAAGCCACATTAACAGCATCCAGCGATTCCAATAGGTGTATATAGGATTGAAGAGCATGGAGGATGTGTTGTGGGAATGGAAGGTCAGTTCTATCACATCCTCTATCCAAAGACACAACAATCTTTGGGGAAAGCTGCTTTATAAAGCGCAACAGAGAGGGTAATGCAGATGGTTGGTTCGAGGAGGACCAAATAGGAAAATTCACCGCAACAGCCTCATTTTCACTTGGTCGAAAAATGGAAAGAGAATAACAGTTTTGCTCCAAGGAATCAAAGTTAACCACATCAAGTTCAAAACTTATACCAACCTCATTAGCAAATTGAGTTAAGTTTTCACGCATAAGGAGAACCTCAACGGGATGGTGAGTTGAAGGAGAGGCAAAGGCAGTGATTTTCAATGATGGAGCACCTCTATTCCGTGGAAGTTCCTGCATAAAAGAAGCCCATTGAGCACCAAAACCAATATCGAAGTCAATTATATGGATTCTATCAGCATCACTAAGGGCTTCGAGGAGGGCCTGGTTGCAAGTGAAGTTAACAAACTGGATGAGCGGAGATACTTCAGAGAAGACTTTGTAAGCACCCATTTTATAGATGACATCGAATGGAGAGGGGCTCCTAGACGGCAGAGCGGTGACTGGGTTGTTATTCATGAGAAGGAGCAGTTGCAGAGCCTCCTTGAAGTAGAAAGCTGCCCTGTGGAGAGGCTTTCCTATTGGGGATAGCTGTTGATTGAGCCGCGCCAATATCCCTTGCGCGTGTGAGAAATTCCCAGTCCCTACCAGCTCAGCTGTCTTGTAGAGCTGGTCCAGCAACGCATTTTGGTGCTGTTGTTGCTGGTGTTGGGCTGCTACTTCTTCTTTCTTCACCACCAATGGCTTCTGTTGAAGATGTGGATGAAGAAACTGCATCCCTTGTGGAAATCCCGGATGCTGTTGGTGTTGCTGCTGCTGTTTTCGTAGTAATATCTCGTGCCCGGGATCGTTGAATTGAAGCTTGGGAATCATCTGAGATATTGGGTCTATGCCCCCGGAGTTGTGGCGCTTTTGTTGGGGCTGAAGGAGGTGATTTTCTTGCTGGGGAAAAGACAATGGCAAGAAAAAGTTTGGATTTTGACAGTGTGGATTGTGAGGATATTGCTGGTTCATTAACATCTGTGGATTAAGTACCAGTGGCTTCTCCTCCTGAGCGCCAATTTGGTGTTGCAGATTATGATGATAAAGCATTCCAGTAGGCAAAGTAGCCGGAAGAGGAACACTGCTAGCTGGAGAACCAAAAACTGGGTTTTGTATACTACAGTTACTGTTGTTGTTGCTTCCCAATCCAACACCTCGATAATTAACCAACCCAGCAGAAGAAGAGGGAGAAGTAACTAAACCAGAACCAACCTTTCCATTCCCATTACTGTTATTATTAGTTGAAGGGAACCCAGAAGCAGGAAAAGGAGACAAATTAGTACCAATGCTTGGAAACCCACCAGCAATTCCACAAATGCCCTCAAACCCAGGACCCTGATCAACAATCCCCAAGCCACCAACGCCATTGCCATCAAAATCCGGCGGATTGTTTCCACCCTGCAATAGCTGCCTTAGCCCAAAAGATTCATCCACATCCCCCGCGATCCACCTCGATAAGGACTGTTCCTGGTTCGTTTCCGATAGCATGTTCTCCCAGTCTTCCAAACCAAGCCCACATCTCTCTCCTGTGGAGACAATCTCTAGTCCGCTCGGGATTGGCTGCAACTCCGTAGCCCATTCATCCTTTCTTTCGTTGCTCACAGGTTTCACCCCTTTTTCTGTGGCCGTGGTGGTTGaaggggtggtggtggtggtggtattgtCAGTGGAGTTTCCCCCGCCGCCGCCGCCGCCGTTAAAGGAGGATGAGAGAGTTGAAGCCGATGTAGGTGGGCTGGGACTTCTTCTCATATGAAGAACTGAGGTGGGCTCTGGGCTTGCGAAGCTATTAACTTCGTGCTGTTGTAGTTTCTCTTTCCTTGTATTTTTCTTAGAACAAATCGAAGCAAAAGCAGCAATATCAATATCTAAGCCCCCCTTCCCCTGCAAATGAAAGGGCATCCCACTCATGTATACAGAGAAACCGAGAAGCCAAGCAGCGCTTTcttttttgaaaatattaaaaataaaaggcCAAGATTTGTGCGAGTGACGAAATGGGTTAGCTCAAGTGAGTTGCTCGGATTTAGAAAAGAAAGGTAGTTTCTTGTTCTTTTATCTGAGATTTTAAACCCACCATCGCAATTTGCATGCCATGAATCTCTCTTCTTACACTCAAAGAAAGAAGGGACCCATTTCAACAAAACAGCTATGCAGACTGTTCTTAACCTtgttcttcctctttttcttgaGCTCCATGACATCTACTCCCCCTCTCTCCAACTCCATTGCAGCTCCATctccccccctctctctctctctctctcaatttctTTTTCCTCTCTGTTTCAGGACCTTGTTGTTGTTGTTTGTATGGTTGAGGTTAATGTTTATTGGGCTTCTCTTCTACCCTTGCATCGTAGCAGTACTCGGTACCCCTGTGTTCTGCCATGGATGCGTGCATCATAAAAAAGGCAATAAAgtgctctctcctctctctcccaCTCTCTCTCCCTATATCCTCTCTctacaataaaattttttttcccattttctATTTTAATAGGCTGGAATTCTGTATTTTGTACTCATCTCTTCTATATACACTTCTGGGCTCCTGTCACCCTCCACAGAAGTATTCTGTGTtgtctctctctcattttaaaagaggtaaataaaataaattcaaataaaaaaatcaatgacCCATTCTTTTATAGGAGGGCCCCACCTTTACCAATTAAATTATAACTAGATTGTTAATCCATTGTTAATGACTTCATTTTTCTTTAGCGAAATGGAGAAaagataaaagagaaaaaaaaaatattttttttacagtaaataattggAGGAAATAAAAGGGAGGGagagaaattatattttttaatttttatttattaatttaaaatattttttaatttaaaataaaatgaataagaAATTTTTCCAAGTTAAAAGATGGTCTTATAATTCAGAtcaatgataaataaaaaaatgatgAATTTCTTTTGAAAGGTAGATTTCTCATTTGTTGCTGTTCCTTAATTACAGTGTAAATTGCACTCATCTTTTAATTTtggtattattttattttaattatttaattttaattaattaaaataaatattttcaattttaatttatttgagaaatttttttttaatctatactAACATATTTTCATGTTATTTAACACTAAATTAATACTCAatggaaataaatttaaatattattatttttattttttattaaaaattaaaatattaataaaatatcttatattaataaatattattttaatttttaaaatttactattatttttcaggttattgcaaatgaaattttaattaataataaatagcttatatataattaacaattttattaataaatttaattaaaataaaataattttattaataattattattaattattttaatttataaatttattattataggtgaaaaataatttttcaaaataaatttaaaattaaaaaaaatatatattttttaataaattaaaataaaataactacatAAATTAAGCGAATTTAGTGTAATTCTCCTTAATTCCCCACTTGTTCTTGTTTTCCATTCTGTTCAAGCTCAGCTATATTGTACCCTCTTTGCTATGATTGGGAATTTTTTAGGGAGAAAATAAGCAGGCAAAATATTGAGTTGATaaaatcattatttttttaattaaagaaaaaaaaaactattttttaaacaacaaaatttttatttttttattttctagtaaataaaaattttaagagataaaaatacaaatttatcatttttttcaattattaatatatttatttttcattaactttaattaaaattcaaaatccaatattactaaatttttaaatttttttaatacaattaattttgattagaatttaattttaaaataccaTAATTTTAAAAAGTATTTCAATTTCACtaaattaaaactcattaatattgagctaattttttttatttatttcctccTTCCTTAATTTTCCTCTCTTCCAAcaagataagaaaagaaaatattttaattttatttcttaattttcattttctattatttttcacCATTTAAAAGAAAGgcctaattttatttaaaaaaacgtTTTCCAAATATAAATTTCTCAGGGGACTGTGCTTCAAAAATCAAAATCCCATTTCGTTATTTGCAATTGAATCGTTTCTTTTGTGTTTAAGAGCTAATTTGTTTAGACAACGATAGATTGCCTATTTAGGCctcatttatttcataaaaaacattttttttttgtattttttagtatttaaaatatttaagaaaattaatgaatgaaaatattttcttaatttaaaaatataattttttttttgtattttaatcaaaagaattttttatgttcaaattatttttttaaacaaaataaagcttttgtgataaataattttaatttatagaaAAGGAGTTGATAGATTTTGTTAAAATTGAAAAGtgcaaaagtagatttaatataaaaataattttgtgaGTGTGAAAATAATTATTAGTATTCTATAAACGTGTAgtattatttttctgcaaatttcatTACAAGCTTAAAAAGGTTTGGGGTGTGCATAATATGATTGCCCTTGCTCTGCATGGCTCCAAGGTTACTTGTAATTAATGCAAAGCCGATTGTTCATTTGGAGTAGAAATATTATCCGTCGTCGTCGTAGTTTTATCAAGATGGAGTCCTGTTCTTGAATCTGATATTCATGTGttctgtttaaaaaaaaaaaaaaaaaaaaaaatatatatatatatatatatatatatatatatatatatatatatatatatatatatatatatattatccttCTTTCTGATGATATTGGGCCATTTTGGCCCAAGAGCCTTCCTTCAAATGGCCTTCTATTGCGCTCTTTGCCTTTCACCAATGCCTTTCCGAACTAcgaaattatcattattattaaacaTTTTGAATCTGCAGACCtattataaatataaactaaatCCAAAAATACAAGCAATAGATCTTATCTAGATGAACAAAATGCTAAACTTGTATTATAGTTCATACTAAAAACATGTGACCTAACAAAAAAGAGCCCTGTAAGTTGCTTTAATCCACAGGACCACAGTAAAAGCTCACAATTAGCCAATCCTTATTCTTTGTTTGTCTCACATGAGTTTGAGCAGGGAATCACAGCAACCTACCTATTAAGCTAAGCAAGCCAATCCAGTGGAGATAGTGACAACGCAAAGAAAACACAAGGGAAATACAAAAGAAATCATAACCATCAACGAGAATTTCCCTTCGCAAACACCCCCAAAATTCGAGCAACTAATAGAGCTCAAGCGAATTGAAGAACCATAAAACCTGAAAACATAGTAGAAAAACTGTATGCAGGTCCACAAAAGTATAGCTCCTTTACCATAAAAATCAACCTGCATGAAATTATAAAATCCTATATACAAATCAATCTTGAAGAGTAAGAGGGGAGACCCATTCTCCGGGATTAAAGGGAGGCCATTCCTTGTCTGAATGGGACAGAGAAGACCGACATTATGATAGAAAATAGGCGCAAGAAGCTCAAAAATAccaaaagaaaatgagagaaagggAGGACACTCTTTTCCTTattctattaattttaatgatttaacAAATTAAAATGTTGTGAATGAGAGAATTATGTTTGAATTGATTTGGAATTTTAAGTTTCgttacataaataattaattaaacaatatatatattaataatatttatattatattttaagtgaacagaatttactattttttatagaattattgaatttctaaaatatacatttttttattatcattataCTTCCTTATTATTAGTGTCTTTTTtaaaagaatattaaaaaaaataataaagctaatatttaaaaaatttttaatatattaaaaggaTATTATGATAACTATTTAATTctctttatatttttcttttaaataaaaaatatatattacatatatatatatatatatatatatatatatatatatatatatatatcatcaaTTAGTAGTATTTATATGAggtttataaattcaattttaattagaattaatttatatattaatgtaataattaagaattttagaaatatatttataattaagaaaaatataaatttattttatctaaaatattttttaatgaacttataaaaaattaaattaaataaaaattttaaaaatattaataaaaaaattcatatg carries:
- the LOC110640870 gene encoding scarecrow-like protein 27, whose protein sequence is MSGMPFHLQGKGGLDIDIAAFASICSKKNTRKEKLQQHEVNSFASPEPTSVLHMRRSPSPPTSASTLSSSFNGGGGGGGNSTDNTTTTTTPSTTTATEKGVKPVSNERKDEWATELQPIPSGLEIVSTGERCGLGLEDWENMLSETNQEQSLSRWIAGDVDESFGLRQLLQGGNNPPDFDGNGVGGLGIVDQGPGFEGICGIAGGFPSIGTNLSPFPASGFPSTNNNSNGNGKVGSGLVTSPSSSAGLVNYRGVGLGSNNNSNCSIQNPVFGSPASSVPLPATLPTGMLYHHNLQHQIGAQEEKPLVLNPQMLMNQQYPHNPHCQNPNFFLPLSFPQQENHLLQPQQKRHNSGGIDPISQMIPKLQFNDPGHEILLRKQQQQHQQHPGFPQGMQFLHPHLQQKPLVVKKEEVAAQHQQQQHQNALLDQLYKTAELVGTGNFSHAQGILARLNQQLSPIGKPLHRAAFYFKEALQLLLLMNNNPVTALPSRSPSPFDVIYKMGAYKVFSEVSPLIQFVNFTCNQALLEALSDADRIHIIDFDIGFGAQWASFMQELPRNRGAPSLKITAFASPSTHHPVEVLLMRENLTQFANEVGISFELDVVNFDSLEQNCYSLSIFRPSENEAVAVNFPIWSSSNQPSALPSLLRFIKQLSPKIVVSLDRGCDRTDLPFPQHILHALQSYIHLLESLDAVNVASDVVNKIEKFLLQPRIESTVLGRLRAPEKMPNWKTIFASAGFSPVPFSNFTETQAECVVKRTPVRGFHVEKRQALLVLCWQRRELISASAWRC